CAGGGAACCATCTACAAAGACCTGACTCTGACTGTTACTGTCAAGTAAAATGATACTTCAGtctttttttactgtactgcagcccgtttcatttctgtttttctttcctaattGATGGAAAAAACTTTATAGGTTCAAAGATGCTTGCTTTGTgagttttcttcttcacttcttGATTATGCAGGGTCACTTTGTTTGCACATTACCACCACCTGCTGTAGATCAGTGGAATAGTGTAAAACACTGTGAATCGTGTGTATCTCTCCATTGTCGCCATGTTTGCTtggggttgttgtgttttctacataatgCTATAAATAGTTATATTCTGTAACGTCTTAAATATTACACCCcaagtgccttgagatggcttttgttgtgatttgacactaTATTAAATAatctgaattgaattaaattgacaCATACTGCTACCAGTTGCCAAAAATTTGaaaactgtgtctctgtgcattaaaacacactttaataaTATGTTAAAGaagcatttatttttcagtatttgtgGCAGGATAGTTGAAATCTCTACCTGTACATCACTGAACCGTTACCAGAACAATTACATTTGCTCATGTGTTGGTTATATTTAGAACAACGCAGTCAAGGTGATTATGTAACAGTCTTTACCGGCCCCGGGCAGCTTGGACACCTCTGTCAGCTCTCCAActctacttttttttccttgagGCTTTACCCAGCACTACAGTCACGCTCTCAttcattttttccccaaaaGCTGCCTGTGTcccaatattttttttttaaagacttgtAACTTAGGACTCCAAAggaatcattttcttttttgtcttgtttcttgacatacagtacattttggaCATGTAATCCTttgttatctttgttttttttactgcagcttgTAGCTCAGGTTATGGAAGAGAAGGACATTGGGTTTGGGATGGTCGACTCCCATAAAGATACAAAGGTGGCAAAGAAACTTGGTGAGTATATGAATGCAGAATTACCTTTATCCagcatgtatgcatgtatgtatttatcCTCGATCACAGTTATTTGATCAAGGGAAATATAACTTCATTTTTAGGAGTGGTCTTTAAATGTATGTCATTTCCTTCAATCACAGGTTTGGAAGAAGAAGGCAGTGTATATGTTTTTAAGGCTGATCGGGTGATCGAGTTTGATGGCTTGCTCTCTGCTAACACCCTGGTGGAGTTTTTGTTGGATGTGAGTAGAAGGATTTAAGGGTAGATTCACAGCTGCTAGTGCTAAACAACACCAGTCTTGCCAAATTGACAAGCTTACTCCAatgcttctctctcctctgtgtgccTATCTCTAGCTGTTGGAGGATCCGGTGGAGGTGATAGGAAATGCTCTAGAGCTGAGAGCCTTTGATAGGATGGAAGAAGACATTCGTCTCATTGGCTACTTTAAAAGCGAAGACTCTGAGCGTAAGTGTGTGATGCAAATGAGACGAATGAgtgttttcttgctttctgAACACAGCTCACTATCTTATTAAATAGCTTGATGTTGGGCCTTCTGTGGCTCATGTCCATTGTTATAACACAAGTTCATTTTAACCGCCTCATCTCCATGGATTTACAGATCCAATTTTACCACTGCTAAACACACAGCTGCCACTGCCTGGTCCCTTCTCACATGCTTTGGAAGGACTGAGTCTAGAGTAGTTTACTTGTGGTGATGAGCCACAGCTACATCCCTTCAGACCAACTGTGGGAGCATTAAGTGGAGGTCAAAGTTCAGCTATTTCCGTTCCCTGAAGTGCAAATGTCATGTATACACactaaaagaaagaacaaacagatgTGTGATCACGAAAACAGGAATACACCAAAAAACCCAGTAGTGCATGAGATAATATGGCAATGACACTGTGTAATGTAACTAACTGCTCTGTCTTATTCTCAGATTATGAAGCATTTAAAGAAGCTGCAGAACAGTTTCAGCCCTACATTAAGTTCTTTGCCACCTTTGAGAAATCTGTAAGTAACCAAGTCACAAACAATTCAACAGACGTAACATTGTTTTGATGAATATGTCACGGCTGCTTCAGGTGGCCAAGGAGTTGACCCTGAAGTTGAACGAAGTGGATTTCTATGAACCTTTCATGGAGGAGCCCGTCACTATTCCAGGAAAGCCTCACTCTGAGGAGGATCTGGTAGAATTCATAACTGAGCACAGACGGTAAACAAGAGCAACACTAATACAACAcatgtcaaaaaacaaaaataatacacattataACAATGagctgtctttttttctgtgccaACATCAGACCAACTCTGAGAAAGCTGCGTGCAGAAGATATGTTTGAGACTTGGGTAAGTGATATCCACTTGGGTGCAAAGGCAACACAGACATTCAGCATTTACCAGCACTTCATTTACCAGCACTTCAAGTTACAATTCATTATTGTCTTCCATTTTCTCAGGAGGATGACATTGAGGGCATCCACATTGTGGCTTTTGCAGAGGAGGAGGATCCTGGTGAGTCTATTTGCATAAAACACGTCAATGTAAAAGTGAGCTTTAGATAGAGAGTCTACCactctttatgctaagctaattaGTTGTATCAAATCTCATGTTGTCTAAATGTCAGCAAGGAATCCCCGAAGTGTTGAATTGTTGCTTAAAATGTGTACgttgtttttctcttgtacTGGTCTTAGCCGGCACGCAATACTGTTTCAGTATAATCTACTGCGGTGTGACATTGCTTTCTTCCAGATGGATATGAGTTCTTGGAGATCCTGAAGGAAGTGGCCAGGGACAACACTCACCTACCTGACCTCAGCATTGTATGGATTGACCCTGACGACTTTCCCCTGGTGAGCCACGACAGCTTTAGACTCAGACACAGTAAAAACGTGAATCTGCAGCTCTAATTTCATCTGTTTGACTGTTTGACTGTTCAGCTGATTCCCTACTGGGAGAAGACCTTCAAGGTGGACCTGTTCAAACCCCAGATTGGAGTAGTGAATGTTACGGATGTAAGTCCAGGACGACCTGACAAACAGTTTTACATGATGCGGATGttgagtttcagctgacgttgttgaatttgtctttctgtgtttgcgAGCAGGCCGACAGTGTGTGGATGGAGATGGAAGATGACGACGATCTGCCCAGCGCTCAGGAGTTGGAGGACTGGATTGAAGACGTGCTCTCTGGCAAAATTAACACAGaggatgatgacgatgatgatgatgatgatgatgatgatgatgatgatgatgatgatgatgacgatgacgacttagatgatgatgacaatgatgatgatgatgatgatgacgacgatgatgatgatgagtaaATATTCAAGTTGGGTTTAACATGGACTTCAGACCACTGTAAAGTAAATTTAcagcaaagagagaaatgtccaaaatataactaaatataaatacaaattttaatttattattattaggggATTATTTTTGTTCTCTGCTGTCCTATTAACCTCAACCCTCCACATGTATCTCTCTAGAACTGTCCTCATAACAAGTTTTACCTATTACATTATATCAATTTAACACAAATGTAGCAGGATTTTGACTTGTTTGGgagtacatttacattgttatacatgtaaatattacTTGGGTAAAGGACCTCAGTACTTTTGCTATAACTGACTAGCACGATATTGTCACCTGTTCAATCACAGACATTGTGGTCCATTACCCTCGATGTCAATAAACCAGACTGGGTGTTAAACGTGTGTTtccagttgttttttcttttatgcttCACTCTCCTTAAAGTGGATACAACTTAAGGTGTAATGTCTGTTTACAtagtaaaattacattttctgccCAGCGGGGTTATAGCTTTGAAATAGTAAAACCACATGCTGACAGTCAATAGCAAACCTCTAATCTCTTCTTTCATCTCTCACTTCTTTGTTTCCATCCACCAGGTTTATTCCTTAGCTGAATTAATGGGGCAGGCAGCTACTGCACGGGGAGATAATGTTGTCATTACACTATTGGATTCACATAAGAAAGCTCATTCGAATGCTAATTCCTCATGTTCATGTCCTCATAGCTGcacctttctcttttctttagcAACTTCTGTATTACCTGCTCGTCCTTATTCTCTGCACAATagaaaacatgaatgaatgcatgaatAGAAAACCCAATCTATAACAATGGGAGGTCTCTCAAAGAAGCACACTGTATATTTGACACTGTGGAGTTGAAAGCAGCAGGATAATCCTCACCAGAAACCTACATTTATTTAGAATAAACTACTCTTTGAATACCACGGAAACACCATTGACTTGTTTTCAAAAATCTGACTGAAAAAccactgttaaaaaaatacaataaccaAATACCTGGAAAAGgtcaatacaaatatttatttattttattttttacaaatgtgactttgacacagctgctgtgctTTTACACGTTCTGTTGTATAAAAGAAGACGACAAAGGACTCATGACTTGTCTGCTGCATGACATTTGGGAAAGCAATCTCTTTTATCTTCATTatgttccctttctttctcttttcctctctcgctgacacactcacacacacacaacacacacagaaacacatttaaaaatggatACTGAGTTGATCCTAATACGTATAACTGAGGCACATGTGTAGTCAAGAAGTATTTACAACCATCACACTCAAAAACTCCTAACAGAACTACACCGTCAGTGACCACAGTAACActtgtaaatatgaaatgtacGTACATACCATTCACATTaagatgatttaaaaatacatataaaatatttgtacaaaTTAAGAAGATTGATTGATGTTCAGGGCAGAGTTTCTATTCCAGTAGTGGTCGATAGGTGGCAGGAGTGTGACACTCAGGTGCCCACAGGAGCAATACTGACAGCAGAAATACTGACGCTGGGTTTATTAATTTTAAGTTGGTTGAATTTACACAAAATTATAGATTTCTAACACTGAGTTAAGTGCCCATTAAATTTAGACAGGGATTCGATGTCTGAGAAGCAGTCAAATGTTTTGAAACAACGCCTGAAATCTGAGTTTCATTACTCTTATGTGTTGTGCTTTTTCTTATGAAGCTGAAAAGAGTAGCTGTCAGGATTTATGTTATACGGAGGGGCTCTGTAATGATACACCTTCTTCTTGGtgaattcaaaaacaaaatcaggGTCATTCTGAAATTCAACAGCACAAAGGTTAATATGAcatatataaaaatgtcaacCACAAGAACCTCATACTGTCCAAATACTAAGTGTTTCTATTAGCCTACAAAAAGATCAGTGTACACTGCACACACTTAACTCTACAAACGCAAACATAATGAGTAgtcagaaatgtttgtttacaatCTCTTGGCGACACAACTCCGTTGTCCTATGGTTGGCATTCAGTTCGAGAGACTCCATTTACTAACGTGTCTTCGGATATTTACAGTGCAGTTATCTCCACAAATACAGCCCAAACAGacaaggtaaaaaaatattaaagtaaataaaaaaacaattaatcaaaGCATTATTTTGGTATAAAAGTGTGGCAGGTTAAAGCATATTCacatataaatactgtacacgCATCTGTAATGCAGGACAGATAAATAATCATTTAACTAAGACTGAAAAAGAGTTTGTTTGAAAAGGGTTTAGTTTATATCGCATGTCCTTGTcgaaaagcaaaagagaaaggGGTACAGGTTGAGTGTATTCTGCACTCATCAACACACAATCTTGCATCttgaatcacacacactcatcctaAATCATGAACTCACCCATTGCAGGCACACACTGGTGCATGCAAACAAAGGAAACATTTGCGAAGTTCATCCGAAGTGCATAGAGGAAAAACCTGAACTGTGCTCTGCAAATGTCAGGGTCGACAAATCCAAGCATATTCCCTCCTGTTTGCTGTCTTTTTAATCATCTTTCATATCTCCCAGAACCGTTCACAAGGACACAAAAGATACTCTATGTgggaaaaatacataaacatgaGTACaaaaaacagtacaaaaagttattttaaaaaaaatcaggtaACCGTAACAGTCCTGTAAGTCCAGATCAGCAGCACCAGCACAATGGCTCTGTTAAACTGAGGTTTCTGATTGGAGTAGCAGTATAAACTTATGAGACTTGGGGTCGATGTACTCTTCAGTCAGTCGGATATAAGGAATGCTCTTCACAGTGACAGCCAAGCTAAAGTCAAGACACCTCAGCAGGAACTCTGTCCCATCCTTTACACCACTGGTGACAGAAGCCTCACTGACCAAAGTCCACTGATCAGCCATCCAGCGTTCAGGGCCGTACTGCAGGGTGGGACCAGGGGCCAGGTAGGCCTCAAGGAAGGCCTGCATACAAAGAAACCCATAATACTCCACTAGTTTCCAagatataattatttttaaattacaactTGGAGTTGTcttatttccatattttttgGAACTATTTCTAAATgcaaaatgatttgttttatctgttataTTAAATTGTTAAGATCTGGGACTATGGCAGCAAATGCCTCACTTTAAACGCTTAATTCCTGATACTAACATAATCATCAAAACTGTGAcaataagaaataatttaaGATTCTAAATGTAAACACTGTCTATTATGGTTTGAAGTAATAATTACATCTAATCCTTTCCAATTTGAGGTTCAAAGCCAAACTCACCTTAGGGCTCATGTTATTGACAAGGCAGAAAGCGAGGTGCTTCTGGATGCTCTCCATGCTGTGGCAGTGCTGCCTCCTGGTGGTGCGGAGGTACTTCTGCAGGGCACGTGCCATAGAGGGAAATATGGCCAGAGCTGCCTCGCGCACATCCATAATGTCTGAGGGGGTTGCACGCTCATCCTCTTTCTTCATCCGCCGTACATGAGTGAAGGCCTCCTCTACAGCCACCACCAGCCTGACAGTGAGGCAACAAAAGCACAGCAGTTAGCCCACTGACATCTTGTGTGAGGGatgttctttctgtttctcacttgcacataaaaaaaactttttttcctgGTGTTTTAAACCAACCttaagacaaaacaagacacacattcatgtgctgctgtaacatttatgtttatattaacGTGCTAATTTCAGATTTGTGTTATGGTTCCCATAAGTCACCTGGCTCGACGTTTGCGGACCCTTCTCTCGTAGTCAGCCTCTTCGTAATACAGCTCACTGTGGGCACTGTCTTTGCGTTTGGCAGCAGCTGTAACCATCGCCCGTGACTGATTCCCATTACCAGGCTGAGCCCCCGCTGTGCTCCCTGGAGCTGCACCAAAAAGAGAGGATAGGGGCAATTTGGTTATAGCAGTCTGCGCTGGGGGAAGTG
This Anabas testudineus chromosome 21, fAnaTes1.2, whole genome shotgun sequence DNA region includes the following protein-coding sequences:
- the casq2 gene encoding calsequestrin-2, which translates into the protein MLSLWLFLIPCLTLVPLAPAEKGLEFPQYDGKDRVLDIDDKNYKRALKKYSMLCLFYHEPIPDSKEQQKQHQMTELVLELVAQVMEEKDIGFGMVDSHKDTKVAKKLGLEEEGSVYVFKADRVIEFDGLLSANTLVEFLLDLLEDPVEVIGNALELRAFDRMEEDIRLIGYFKSEDSEHYEAFKEAAEQFQPYIKFFATFEKSVAKELTLKLNEVDFYEPFMEEPVTIPGKPHSEEDLVEFITEHRRPTLRKLRAEDMFETWEDDIEGIHIVAFAEEEDPDGYEFLEILKEVARDNTHLPDLSIVWIDPDDFPLLIPYWEKTFKVDLFKPQIGVVNVTDADSVWMEMEDDDDLPSAQELEDWIEDVLSGKINTEDDDDDDDDDDDDDDDDDDDDDDDLDDDDNDDDDDDDDDDDDE